Proteins encoded together in one Camelina sativa cultivar DH55 chromosome 9, Cs, whole genome shotgun sequence window:
- the LOC104714516 gene encoding phospholipase A I, whose translation MSWGLGWKRSSESFRLSLSYGADDLNDDPIQSPSGSPFGSPTSSCSSPSAVEDPELGFRIDLDWTAGDSEDQVALRLESQLMVALPAPHDTVVVELKGYGDGDDGIIGNVGLEMRVEKRREPLRAVTLMKAAGSGQQYDGVGILTRLMRSDMMPAAIPAPSIDVASSCGVHWKTVTSLSLSGCGLLVMPVEVTELPLLEKLCLEYNKLSVLPPEIGKLKNLKILRVDNNMLISVPVELRQCVGLVELSLEHNKLIRPLLDFRAMSGLRILRLFGNPLEFLPEILPLHQLRHLSLVNIRIVSDENLRSVNVQIETENTSYFGASRHKLSAFSPLIFRSSSCHHPLLASTLVKIMQDEGNRSVIGKDENAVRQLISMITSDNRHVVEQACVALSSLARDVGVAMQLMKCDIMKPTETVLKSSTPDEVISVLQVVVTLAFVSDSVSQKMLTKDMLKALKSLCAHKNPEVQRQALLAVGNLAFCLENRRILITSESLRELLMRLTVTPEPRVNKAAARALAILGENEILRRSIKGRQVPKQGLRILTMDGGGMKGLATVQILKEIEKGSGKPIHELFDLICGTSTGGMLAIALGVKLMTLEQCEEIYKNLGKLVFAESVPKDNEAASWREKLDQLYKSSSQSFRVVIHGSKHSANEFERLLKEMCADEDGDLLIESAVKNVPKVFVVSTLVSVMPAQPFIFRNYQYSVGTPEMSYAFSDHSGGSTLTSSTASVQAGYYRQSAFMGSCKHQVWQAIRASSAAPYYLDDFSVDSYRWQDGAIVANNPTIFAIREAQLLWPDTKIDCLVSIGSGSVPTRVRKGGWRYLDTGQVLIESACSVERVEEALSTLLPFLPEIQYFRFNPVDDRCGMELDETDPAIWLKLEAAIEEYIQSNSQVLKNVCERLTLPFLNDEKWCENLKPRFMNGKLPNSRVESSPSLGWRRNVLLVEAQHSPDSGRVKYHARALESFCSNNGIKLSSLHATATPGCQKPSPGTAFPTPFSSPLITGSLPPSPLLFTPDHGPQKFNRLIDMVPPLSLDGGHAGKTVMSPPSSPPRQRQLYLPLRQMHEKLQNLPQVGIIHLSLQNDSNGSILSWQNDVFVVAEPGDLADKFLQSVKVSILSVMQSNRRKAASVLSNICSISDLVRIKKCFQVGNIIHRYIGRQTQVMEDDQEIASFMFRRTVPSAHLTPDDIRWMVGAWRDRIIVFSGTFGPTQAVVKAFLDSGAKAVIGPSNEPQETPLITSQGSSEYNIGDQNGKFEIGEEEDEEEEENAVTEREEIGPPTPTSDWEDSDHDKTNRDDKCCGLWEDDEEEVSEFVCQLYDQLFRENSRVDVALQKALASHRKLRNCGIYAEDGGLLITATHVRQVLKDESRLWDYGFPLLASVLIVKEI comes from the exons ATGTCGTGGGGATTAGGATGGAAGCGATCATCGGAGAGTTTCCGTCTGAGTCTCAGCTACGGCGCCGATGATCTAAACGACGATCCGATTCAATCACCGTCGGGGTCTCCGTTCGGATCTCCAACTTCGTCATGTTCTTCTCCATCCGCGGTGGAGGATCCTGAATTAGGGTTCCGGATTGATTTAGATTGGACCGCGGGCGATTCGGAGGATCAGGTAGCGTTGAGATTGGAATCGCAGTTAATGGTGGCTTTGCCTGCGCCGCATGATACAGTTGTGGTTGAATTGAAAGGATACGGAGACGGCGATGATGGTATTATAGGGAATGTTGGATTAGAGATGAGAGTTGAGAAACGTAGAGAGCCTTTGCGAGCAGTTACATTGATGAAAGCTGCTGGTTCGGGTCAGCAATACGACGGTGTAGGTATCTTGACTAGGCTGATGCGTTCTGATATGATGCCTGCAGCTATTCCTGCACCGTCTATCGACGTTGCTTCTTCTTGTGGGGTGCATTGGAAGACTGTTACCTCGTTGAGTCTATCTGGTTGTGGTTTATTG GTAATGCCAGTTGAAGTGACTGAGTTACCTCTCCTTGAGAAGCTATGCCTTGAGTACAATAAACTGTCAGTTTTGCCACCTGAGATAGGGAAGCTGAAAAACCTTAAGATTCTTAGAGTCGACAATAACATGCTTATATCGGTTCCAG TGGAGCTAAGGCAATGTGTGGGTCTTGTTGAACTGTCGTTGGAGCACAATAAACTCATCCGGCCTCTTCTTGATTTCAG AGCAATGTCTGGGCTACGAATACTACGGCTTTTTGGTAATCCCCTTGAATTCCTTCCAGAAATTTTACCCTTGCATCAGCTTCGTCACTTGTCTCTTGTAAATATCAGAATTGTGTCTGATGAGAATCTAAGATCAGTAAATGTACAGattgag ACTGAAAACACTTCCTATTTTGGAGCATCTAGGCACAAGCTAAGTGCCTTCTCTCCCCTTATATTCCGTTCCTCGTCTTGTCACCATCCTCTTCTAGCATCTACATTGGTGAAGATAATGCAAGATGAAGGAAATCGTTCTGTCATTGGTAAAGATGAAAATGCGGTGAGGCAGCTTATAAGTATGATAACAAGTGACAATCGCCACGTG GTTGAGCAAGCTTGTGTTGCTCTATCATCTCTTGCTCGAGATGTTGGCGTAGCAATGCAGCTGATGAAGTGTGATATCATGAAGCCAACTGAAACTGTTCTGAAATCTTCGACCCCAGATGAAGTTATATCCGTTTTACAAGTGGTGGTCACCTTAGCTTTTGTATCTGATTCCGTTTCTCAGAAGATGCTCACCAAGGATATGCTGAAAGCCTTAAAGTCCTTGTGTGCCCATAAGAATCCTGAA GTTCAAAGACAAGCCTTATTAGCAGTTGGGAACTTGGCCTTCTGTTTGGAAAATCGTCGAATTCTGATTACTTCAGAGAGTTTGAGGGAGTTATTGATGCGGTTAACTGTTACACCTGAACCACGAGTCAACAAAGCTGCGGCTCGAGCTTTGGCAATTCTTG GAGAAAATGAAATTCTACGACGTTCCATAAAAGGCAGGCAAGTACCGAAACAGGGACTGCGCATACTCACCATGGATGGAGGTGGAATGAAAGGTCTTGCAACGGTGCAGATTCTTAAGGAGATTGAGAAGGGAAGTGGCAAGCCTATACATGAACTATTCGACCTTATATGTGGCACATCAACAGGAGGAATGCTAGCTATTGCCCTTGGTGTCAAGCTTATGACACTGGAACAATGTGAAGAAATTTACAAGAATCTAG GAAAGCTTGTTTTTGCTgaatctgtcccaaaggacaATGAAGCTGCAAGTTGGCGGGAAAAGTTGGATCAGCTATATAAAAGTTCATCACAAAGTTTCAGAGTTGTTATCCATGGATCTAAG CACAGTGCAAACGAGTTCGAGAGACTGTTAAAGGAAATGTGTGCTGATGAGGATGGAGATCTACTAATAGAGTCAGCTGTGAAGAATGTTCCAAAAGTCTTTGTGGTATCTACTCTTGTTAGTGTGATGCCTGCGCAGCCATTTATATTTCGAAACTACCAG TATTCTGTTGGAACACCGGAAATGTCATATGCATTTTCAGATCACTCAGGCGGCAGTACATTAACTTCATCAACTGCCAGTGTTCAAGCTGGTTACTACAGGCAAAGTGCTTTTATGGGAAGTTGTAAGCATCAGGTTTGGCAAGCGATACGAGCATCATCAGCTGCCCCATATTATCTTGATGATTTTTCAGTCG ACTCGTACCGCTGGCAAGATGGTGCAATAGTGGCAAACAATCCTACAATCTTTGCCATCAGAGAAGCACAGCTTCTATGGCCTGACACAAAAATTGACTGCTTGGTTTCGATTGGCTCTGGCTCTGTACCAACAAGG GTACGGAAAGGTGGATGGCGTTATTTAGATACTGGGCAAGTACTGATTGAGAGTGCATGCTCTGTGGAACGAGTCGAAGAAGCTCTAAGCACATTGCTTCCTTTTTTGCCAGAAATACAATATTTTCGGTTCAACCCAG TTGATGATCGCTGTGGAATGGAGTTGGATGAGACTGATCCAGCGATCTGGCTAAAATTGGAAGCTGCGATTGAAGAATACATACAAAGCAATTCCCAAGTACTTAAAAACGTCTGCGAGAGATTAACACTCCCCTTCCTAAACGACGAGAAGTGGTGTGAGAATTTGAAACCACGGTTTATGAATGGAAAGCTACCAAATAGCAGAG TAGAGAGCAGTCCTTCTCTAGGATGGAGACGCAATGTTTTGCTTGTGGAGGCTCAGCATAGTCCTGACTCAGGGAGAGTAAAGTATCATGCTCGTGCGCTTGAGTCATTTTGTTCGAATAATGGAATAAAGTTATCATCATTACATGCTACTGCTACTCCTGGATGCCAGAAACCATCTCCAGGAACTGCTTTTCCCACACCATTTTCCTCTCCTCTTATAACTGGAAGCTTGCCTCCGAGTCCCCTTCTATTCACTCCTGATCATGGCCCACAAAAGTTCAATAGGTTGATTGATATGGTTCCACCACTTAGCTTGGACGGAGGTCATGCTGGAAAGACGGTTATGTCGCCTCCATCATCTCCTCCAAGACAAAGACAACTCTATCTTCCATTACGACAGATGCATGAAAAGTTACAGAATTTACCCCAAGTGGGAATCATACATCTCTCACTTCAAAATGATTCTAATGGTTCGATACTGAG TTGGCAAAATGATGTATTTGTGGTTGCTGAACCTGGAGATCTCGCTGATAAGTTTCTCCAAAGCGTCAAAGTCAGTATATTGTCAGTCATGCAAAGTAATCGCCGAAAGGCTGCATCGGTTCTTTCCAACATctgttcaatctcggatttggTGCGTATCAAGAAATGCTTCCAGGTTGGAAATATAATCCATCGTTATATTGGACGTCAAACTCAA GTGATGGAAGATGATCAAGAAATCGCATCATTTATGTTCCGCAGAACTGTCCCTTCGGCACACTTGACTCCTGATGATATTCGTTGGATG GTAGGAGCGTGGAGAGATAGGATAATAGTCTTCTCAGGAACATTTGGACCAACACAAGCTGTAGTTAAAGCCTTTTTGGACTCTGGTGCCAAAGCTGTGATTGGTCCATCGAACGAGCCGCAAGAGACGCCACTAATAACATCCCAAGGCTCATCTGAGTACAACATTGGAGACCAAAACGGAAAATTtgagattggagaagaagaagacgaagaagaagaagaaaacgcaGTAACAGAAAGGGAAGAGATCGGACCACCAACACCAACAAGTGACTGGGAAGATAGCGACCACGATAAAACGAACAGAGACGATAAGTGTTGTGGTCtttgggaagatgatgaagaggaagtgTCTGAGTTTGTTTGCCAGTTATATGATCAATTGTTCAGAGAGAATTCAAGAGTTGATGTTGCTCTTCAAAAAGCTCTTGCCTCTCATCGAAAGCTCAG AAACTGTGGAATCTATGCTGAAGACGGTGGATTGTTGATCACGGCAACGCATGTGAGACAAGTGCTTAAAGACGAATCTAGGCTCTGGGATTATGGTTTCCCACTGCTTGCAAGTGTCTTAATCGTAAAAGAGATCTAG
- the LOC104714517 gene encoding serine/threonine-protein kinase CDL1-like, translating to MMKLCPCFINPQHLGPNSPRDSFDEGLTAYRGHNRKLFALFTFRSRRKGSCRQKYITDEIKKYGNVKNCGRIFKFKELIAATDNFSMDCMIGEGGFGRVYKGFLSSLNQVVAVKRLDRNGLQGTREFFAEVMVLSLAQHPNLVNLIGYCVEDEQRVLVYEFMPNGSLEDHLFDLPEGAPSLDWFTRMRIVHGAAKGLEYLHDYADPPVIYRDFKASNILLQSDFNSKLSDFGLARLGPTEGKDHVSTRVMGTYGYCAPEYAMTGQLTAKSDVYSFGVVLLEIISGRRAIDGDRPTEEQNLISWAEPLLKDRRMFAHIVDPNLEGNYPVKGLHQALAIAAMCLQEEAETRPLMGDVVTALEFLAKPIEVIDNTNTDPAPASATQTSSSDS from the exons atgaTGAAGCTTTGTCCTTGTTTCATCAATCCACAACATCTTGGACCTAATTCACCTAGAGATTCATTTGATGAAGGTCTTACAGCTTATAGAGGCCACAACCGAAAACTTTTCGCCCTCTTCACATTTCGTTCACGCCGAAAAG GAAGCTGCAGGCAGAAGTATATAACGGACGAGATAAAGAAGTATGGGAACGTCAAGAACTGTGGTCGAATCTTCAAGTTCAAGGAACTAATAGCTGCAACGGATAATTTCAGTATGGATTGTATGATTGGAGAAGGCGGGTTCGGAAGAGTTTACAAAGGATTCCTTAGCAGCCTCAATCAG GTGGTGGCTGTAAAGAGGCTTGACAGGAATGGTTTGCAAGGAACAAGGGAGTTCTTTGCCGAGGTGATGGTATTGAGTCTGGCTCAACATCCAAACCTTGTCAATCTCATTGGCTATTGTGTAGAAGACGAGCAACGAGTCCTCGTTTATGAATTCATGCCCAACGGATCTTTGGAAGATCATTTGTTTG ACTTACCAGAAGGAGCACCAAGTCTAGACTGGTTCACGAGAATGCGGATAGTGCACGGTGCAGCTAAAGGGCTAGAGTATTTGCACGACTACGCAGATCCTCCTGTGATCTACCGCGATTTCAAAGCTTCAAACATATTGTTACAATCTGATTTTAACTCAAAGCTATCGGATTTTGGGTTAGCTAGGCTTGGACCAACTGAAGGCAAAGATCATGTGTCCACTAGAGTCATGGGAACATACGGATACTGTGCTCCTGAATATGCAATGACTGGTCAACTCACGGCTAAATCCGATGTCTACAGCTTCGGCGTTGTCCTCCTTGAGATCATTTCCGGAAGACGAGCTATTGATGGCGATAGACCAACCGAGGAACAAAACTTGATCTCTTGG gcGGAACCGTTGTTGAAAGATAGAAGGATGTTTGCACATATTGTGGATCcaaatctagaagggaattacCCAGTAAAAGGGTTGCATCAAGCTTTAGCGATTGCAGCAATGTGTTtgcaagaagaagcagagactAGGCCATTGATGGGAGATGTGGTCACAGCACTTGAGTTCTTAGCTAAGCCTATAGAGGTCATTGATAACACTAATACTGATCCTGCTCCTGCCTCTGCTACTCAGACATCATCATCTGATtcataa
- the LOC104714518 gene encoding pentatricopeptide repeat-containing protein At1g61870, mitochondrial, producing MALLSRIRSSTSLFRHLNASPQIRSLSSSASASSILSPDSKTPLTSREKSKAALSLLKSEKDPDRILEICRAASLTPDCHIDRIAFSAAVENLAEKKHFTAVSNLLDGFIENRPDLKSERFAAHAIVLYAQANMLDHSLRVFSDLEKLGISRTVKSLNALLFACLVAKDYKEAKRVYIEMPKMYGIEPDLETYNRMIKVFCESGSASSAYSIVAEMERKGIKPNSSSFGLMISGFYAEDKNDEVGKVLAMMKDRGVNTGVSTYNVRIQSLCKRKKAKEAKALLDGMLSAGMKPNTVTYSHLIRGFCNEDDLEEAKKLFKVMVNRGCKPDSECYFTLIYYLCKGGDFETALSLCKESMEKNWVPSFSIMKSLVNGLAKDSKVDEAKELIGQVKEKFTRNVELWNEVEAALPQ from the coding sequence atggcgtTACTCTCTCGAATCCGTTCATCAACTTCTCTCTTCCGTCACCTCAACGCATCTCCTCAAATCCGATCACTCTCCTCCTCGGCCTCCGCTTCATCAATCCTCTCACCAGATTCGAAAACTCCTCTCACAAGCAGAGAAAAAAGCAAAgcagctctctctcttctcaaatcCGAGAAAGATCCAGATCGTATCCTCGAGATCTGCCGTGCTGCTTCCTTGACACCAGATTGCCACATTGATCGTATCGCTTTCTCCGCCGCCGTCGAGAATCTCGCCGAGAAGAAACACTTCACCGCCGTTTCGAATCTTCTCGACGGGTTCATCGAGAACAGACCCGATCTCAAATCGGAGCGTTTCGCTGCTCACGCCATTGTTTTGTATGCTCAAGCTAACATGCTTGATCACTCTTTAAGGGTCTTTAGCGATCTTGAGAAACTTGGAATCTCTCGTACGGTTAAGTCTTTGAACGCTCTTCTCTTTGCTTGTTTAGTAGCTAAGGATTACAAAGAAGCGAAACGTGTTTATATTGAGATGCCTAAGATGTATGGGATTGAGCCTGATCTTGAGACTTATAACCGTATGATCAAAGTGTTCTGTGAATCCGGTTCAGCTAGTTCTGCTTACTCCATTGTTGCCGAGATGGAGAGGAAAGGGATAAAGCCGAACAGTTCTAGCTTTGGTTTGATGATTTCAGGGTTTTATGCAGAGGATAAGAATGATGAAGTTGGGAAAGTGTTGGCCATGATGAAAGATCGTGGTGTTAACACTGGTGTTTCGACTTACAACGTTAGGATTCAGAGTTTGTGTAAGAGGAAGAAAGCTAAAGAAGCAAAGGCTTTGCTTGATGGGATGTTGTCTGCAGGGATGAAGCCTAATACGGTTACTTATAGCCATTTGATTCGTGGGTTTTGTAACGAAGATGATTTGGAAGAGGCCAAGAAGTTGTTTAAGGTTATGGTGAACAGAGGATGTAAGCCTGATAGTGAGTGTTACTTTACTCTGATATATTACTTGTGCAAAGGAGGTGACTTTGAGACGGCTTTGAGTCTTTGTAAAGAGAGTATGGAGAAGAATTGGGTTCCTAGTTTCAGTATCATGAAGTCGCTTGTTAACGGACTTGCTAAAGATTCTAAAGTCGATGAAGCTAAGGAGCTCATTGGGCAAGTTAAAGAGAAGTTCACTAGAAATGTTGAGTTGTGGAATGAAGTCGAAGCTGCATTGCCTCAATGA